In one Streptomyces sp. NBC_01288 genomic region, the following are encoded:
- a CDS encoding DEAD/DEAH box helicase: MTTTAASSASSHHLSPAFPGRAPWGTAGKLRAWQQGAMDRYVQEQPRDFLAVATPGAGKTTFALTLASWLLHHHVVQQVTVVAPTEHLKKQWAEAAARIGIKLDPEYSAGPLGKDYDGVAITYAGVGVRPMLHRNRVEQRKTLVILDEIHHAGDSKSWGEACLEAFEPATRRLALTGTPFRSDTNPIPFVTYEEGKDGIRRSSADYTYGYGSALSDGVVRPVIFLSYSGNMRWRTKAGDEIAARLGEPMTKDAISQAWRTALDARGEWMPSVLRAADQRLTEVRKGIPDAGALVIATDQDSARAYAKLIREITGSKATVVLSDDTGASKRIDDFAASNDRWMVAVRMVSEGVDVPRLAVGVYATTISTPLFFAQAVGRFVRSRRRGETASVFLPTVPDLLTFANEMEVERDHALDKPKKEGEEDPYAESEKEMEEANKEQDEDTGEQEQFAFEALESEAVFDRVLYDGAEFGMQAHPGSEEEQDYLGIPGLLEPDQVQMLLQKRQARQIAHSRKKPDGEADLLELPAERRPVVSHKEMMELRKSLNTMVSAYVHQTGKPHGVIHTELRRTCGGPPSAEATAGQLRQRIAKVQEWATRMH; the protein is encoded by the coding sequence GTGACTACTACCGCCGCCTCCTCCGCCAGCTCCCACCACCTCTCTCCCGCCTTTCCCGGCCGAGCCCCCTGGGGCACCGCGGGCAAGCTGCGTGCCTGGCAGCAGGGCGCGATGGACAGGTATGTCCAGGAGCAGCCGCGGGACTTCCTCGCGGTCGCGACCCCCGGTGCCGGCAAGACGACCTTCGCGCTCACCCTTGCCTCCTGGCTGCTGCACCACCATGTCGTGCAGCAGGTGACCGTGGTCGCGCCGACCGAGCACCTGAAGAAGCAGTGGGCGGAAGCCGCCGCGCGGATAGGGATCAAACTCGACCCGGAGTACAGCGCGGGGCCGCTCGGCAAGGACTACGACGGTGTCGCGATCACGTACGCCGGCGTCGGCGTACGGCCGATGCTGCACCGCAACCGTGTCGAGCAGCGCAAGACCCTCGTCATCCTCGACGAGATCCACCACGCCGGTGACTCCAAGTCCTGGGGCGAGGCCTGCCTTGAAGCCTTCGAGCCGGCCACCCGCCGCCTCGCGCTGACCGGTACGCCGTTCCGGTCCGACACCAATCCCATTCCCTTCGTGACGTACGAAGAAGGGAAAGACGGGATTCGGCGGTCCTCCGCCGACTACACCTACGGGTACGGTTCCGCGCTCAGCGACGGAGTCGTGCGGCCCGTCATCTTCCTCTCCTACAGCGGCAACATGCGCTGGCGGACGAAGGCCGGTGACGAGATCGCCGCGCGGCTCGGCGAGCCCATGACGAAGGACGCGATCAGTCAGGCATGGCGTACGGCGCTGGACGCGCGCGGTGAGTGGATGCCGAGCGTGCTGCGCGCCGCCGACCAGCGGCTGACCGAGGTCAGGAAGGGCATCCCGGACGCCGGTGCCCTCGTCATCGCCACCGACCAGGACTCGGCACGCGCCTACGCCAAGCTGATCCGCGAGATCACCGGCAGCAAGGCGACCGTCGTGCTGTCGGACGACACGGGTGCCTCCAAGCGCATCGACGACTTCGCGGCGAGCAACGACCGGTGGATGGTCGCCGTACGCATGGTGTCCGAAGGTGTCGACGTGCCGCGGCTCGCCGTCGGGGTGTACGCCACCACCATCTCCACGCCCCTCTTCTTCGCCCAGGCCGTCGGCCGCTTCGTGCGGTCCCGGCGGCGCGGCGAGACCGCCTCCGTCTTCCTGCCGACCGTCCCGGACCTCCTCACCTTCGCCAACGAGATGGAGGTCGAGCGGGACCACGCCCTCGACAAGCCGAAGAAGGAGGGCGAGGAGGACCCGTACGCCGAGTCCGAGAAGGAGATGGAGGAGGCGAACAAGGAGCAGGACGAGGACACCGGCGAGCAGGAGCAGTTCGCCTTCGAGGCCCTGGAGTCCGAGGCCGTTTTCGACCGCGTGCTCTACGACGGCGCCGAGTTCGGCATGCAGGCGCACCCGGGGAGCGAGGAGGAGCAGGACTACCTCGGCATCCCCGGACTCCTCGAACCCGACCAGGTGCAGATGCTGCTCCAGAAGCGGCAGGCCCGGCAGATCGCGCACAGCCGCAAGAAGCCGGACGGGGAAGCCGACCTGCTGGAGCTGCCCGCCGAGCGGCGGCCCGTCGTCTCCCACAAGGAGATGATGGAGCTGCGGAAGTCGCTCAACACCATGGTCTCCGCGTACGTCCACCAGACCGGCAAACCGCACGGCGTCATCCACACCGAGCTGCGCCGCACCTGCGGCGGCCCGCCGAGCGCCGAGGCCACGGCAGGCCAGCTGCGGCAGCGCATCGCGAAGGTCCAGGAGTGGGCCACCCGCATGCACTGA
- a CDS encoding IclR family transcriptional regulator, translating to MTAETSQTLDRGLRVLKLLADTDHGLTVTELSNKLGVNRTVVYRLLATLEQHALVRRDLGGRARVGLGVLRLGRQVHPLVREAALPALRSLAEDIGATAHLTLVDGADALAVAVVEPTWTDYHVAYRAGFRHPLDRGAAGRAILAARHQAADEPGYTLTHGELEAGASGAAAPLLGVTGVEGSVGVVMLADAVPERVGPRVVDAAREVAEALR from the coding sequence GTGACCGCGGAGACCTCCCAGACGCTCGACCGGGGACTGCGCGTCCTCAAACTGCTGGCCGATACGGACCACGGGCTGACCGTCACCGAACTGTCCAACAAACTGGGCGTCAACCGGACCGTCGTGTACCGGTTGCTGGCCACCCTCGAACAGCACGCACTCGTACGCCGTGATCTCGGCGGCCGGGCCCGCGTCGGGCTCGGGGTGCTGCGGCTCGGCCGCCAGGTGCATCCTCTTGTACGGGAGGCAGCGCTCCCCGCGCTGCGTTCGCTGGCCGAGGACATCGGGGCGACCGCTCACCTCACCCTGGTCGACGGGGCGGACGCCCTCGCCGTCGCGGTGGTCGAGCCGACCTGGACCGACTACCACGTGGCCTACCGCGCCGGCTTCCGCCATCCCCTGGACAGGGGAGCCGCGGGCCGCGCGATCCTCGCCGCCCGGCACCAGGCCGCCGACGAACCCGGATACACCCTGACGCACGGCGAGTTGGAGGCCGGCGCGAGCGGTGCCGCGGCTCCGCTGCTGGGCGTCACGGGGGTCGAGGGCAGCGTCGGCGTGGTGATGCTGGCCGACGCGGTGCCCGAGCGGGTCGGACCGCGGGTCGTCGACGCGGCGCGCGAGGTCGCCGAAGCGCTGCGCTGA
- a CDS encoding S16 family serine protease produces the protein MLLSRLTRPQAVAVCALPVVALLATAGFAPLPFSLAQPGLTANVLGENKGTPVITISGAPVRTTSGQLRMTTIEATGPDQRVSLSDVIDSWFRTDRAVMPRDSVYPSGNSVKEIEQHNTEQMQESQDDATTAALNYLNLSDKKVKVTLTLADVGGPSAGLLFTLGIIDKLNGDGSGADLTGGRTIAGTGTIGTDGTVGAVGGVALKTQAARRDGATVFLVPKAECSDAKSELPKGLRLVAVTSLKGAVSALEALETGKGSVPGC, from the coding sequence GTGCTCCTCTCTCGCCTCACGCGCCCCCAGGCCGTAGCCGTCTGCGCCCTGCCCGTCGTGGCACTGCTCGCCACGGCGGGCTTCGCGCCGCTGCCGTTCTCGCTGGCGCAGCCCGGTCTGACCGCGAACGTGCTCGGCGAGAACAAGGGCACCCCGGTGATCACGATCTCCGGGGCGCCGGTGCGCACGACGAGCGGTCAGTTGCGCATGACGACGATCGAAGCGACCGGGCCCGATCAACGTGTGTCGTTGAGCGATGTGATCGACAGCTGGTTCCGTACCGATCGAGCGGTCATGCCGCGTGACTCGGTCTACCCGAGCGGCAACAGCGTCAAGGAGATCGAGCAGCACAACACCGAGCAGATGCAGGAGTCGCAGGACGACGCGACCACCGCCGCGCTGAACTACCTGAACCTCAGCGACAAGAAGGTCAAGGTCACCCTCACGCTGGCGGACGTCGGCGGCCCCAGCGCGGGCCTGCTGTTCACCCTGGGCATCATCGACAAGCTGAACGGCGACGGCAGCGGCGCTGACTTGACGGGTGGTCGCACCATCGCCGGTACGGGGACGATCGGCACCGACGGTACGGTCGGCGCGGTCGGGGGAGTGGCCCTCAAGACCCAGGCCGCGCGACGTGACGGTGCGACGGTGTTCCTGGTCCCGAAGGCCGAGTGCTCGGACGCCAAGTCCGAACTGCCCAAGGGGCTACGGCTGGTCGCGGTGACCTCGCTGAAGGGCGCGGTGTCCGCCCTGGAGGCGCTGGAGACGGGTAAGGGGTCCGTGCCGGGCTGTTAG
- a CDS encoding winged helix-turn-helix domain-containing protein: MYEPEPSKYRNLDARSLRGIAHPLRMQLLNALRRYGPATASMLAERLGESSGATSYHLRQLATHGFVEDAPERGKGRERWWQAVEQGIGFDENLLIDADPAVRGAADTFLHEVATTHARELSTWVGTREDWLPKWSHSTDMSDWTVRLTPERTRELVGKMHELLESYADETAPEAEQVRFHLHAFPTESE, from the coding sequence ATGTACGAGCCGGAACCGTCCAAGTACCGCAATCTCGACGCCCGTTCGCTGCGCGGGATCGCCCATCCACTGCGGATGCAGTTGCTGAACGCGCTGCGACGGTACGGACCGGCCACCGCGTCGATGCTCGCCGAGCGGCTGGGCGAGTCCAGCGGAGCGACCAGCTACCACCTCCGCCAGCTGGCCACGCACGGGTTCGTCGAAGACGCCCCGGAGCGCGGCAAGGGGCGGGAGCGCTGGTGGCAGGCCGTTGAGCAGGGCATCGGCTTCGACGAGAACCTGCTCATCGACGCCGACCCGGCGGTGCGTGGCGCGGCCGACACGTTCCTGCACGAGGTGGCGACCACCCACGCCCGTGAACTGTCGACCTGGGTCGGCACCCGCGAGGACTGGCTGCCCAAGTGGTCCCACTCGACCGACATGAGCGACTGGACCGTGCGGCTGACACCCGAGCGCACCCGTGAACTCGTCGGAAAAATGCACGAGTTGCTCGAAAGCTATGCGGACGAGACCGCGCCCGAAGCAGAACAGGTGCGCTTCCACCTGCACGCCTTCCCGACCGAATCAGAGTGA